CGTGCTCACCGTGCTGGTGCTCGGCCTCGTGGTCGCGCTCGGCGCCTATCTGGCAGGGCCGGGGCGGCTGCCGAGCACCGTACGCGGCCGGGCCGAGGTCCTCGCCGACAGCGCGGCCCGCTGGGGCGCGGCCCACGGGATGCGCACCGGCCGGGCCGGCACCTGGACCGCCGACCACCGGCGGGGACTGACGACGACGGCCCTGCTGGTGCCGGTCGCGGTGTTCGCCCTGTGGAACCACCCCACCGTGCTGACGGTGCTCTTCCTGGTGCTGATCCTGCTGGCCGCCCTCGCCGTGATCGCCCTCCTGGCCGCCACGGGCCGCACGGGTGCACACGGCCGGGGCGGTTGAGCCGGGGCGGGGTGGTCCGCCCACAAGCCGTCAGGGGGCCAGGATGAGCACGATGAAGATCAGGCACGCGGCGACATTGACCACCCAGCTATGGGTGGTGAGCCATTCCCGGAGCCGGGGCATCGCGCGCCGCGCCCGGTCGCCGAGGAGGAGGTAGACCAGCAGCGGCAGTGCCGCGATCAGCACGGTGGCGGCGATGAACGGCAGCGCCGCCGTCCATTCCGCGTCGTGCTGCTCCAGATTCGCCCCCACGGTCAGCATGACCGCGATGTCGGACGGCATGAGCAGGATGATCAGAAAGCCGGTCGTGAGCGCCTTACGGGGATCGGCCTCCATCAGCGAGCCCAGCCACTTCGGCGGCTCGACCGTCCGCCGCTTCACCACGTTCTTCACGGCGACCAGCGCCAGCAGCCCCACCAGCACCAGTTGGACGACGACCGCCGCCACACCCCGACCGGACGAGTCGCCCGGTGCGATGGCCTGCCCCAGCAGCGCGAAGATCCCCCGGGCGAGGGCGACTCCCACCGCCGTGGCGATCGCCACCCCGAGCAGAAACGCCGGGCACACCCGCACCGGCCGCGCGGTGGTCACGAGGACGACGGCGGCCACGATCTGCGGCCCCGCCATCATCGTGACGGCCAGGGGAAGAACCTGGAGTCCCATGGTCCGCCCGCCCTTCCGGCCTCCGCCGCGTGGTGACGCCCCGCCCTCCCATTGGTACGCACTGCCCGCCCTTGTGGCATCCGCTGGTGAGCCGACCGGGGGCCGCCGTAAGCTGAGGATGTGGGTCCTGGTGGGGCCCTGGCGGCCTCGCCGGGTGTGTCCGACGGGAGGCAGACGATGGACTATCCACTGCTGAATGTTTTTCTGACCACGATGTGGGTCTTTCTGTGGATCCTGTGGCTGTTTCTGCTGTTCCGCGTGTTCGCCGATCTCTTCCGCGACGACTCGCTGAACGGATGGGCCAAGGCGGGCTGGACCGTCTTCGTCCTGGTGCTGCCCTTCCTCGGCGTCTTCGTGTACCTGGTGGCACGTGGCCGTGGGATGGGCATGCGTGAGATGAAGCGGGCCGAGAAGGCGGAGGCGGACTTCCGGGAGTTCGTACGGACGACCGCCGCCACGGGCCGCGCGGAGGAGCTCGAGCACCTGGTGGAGCTCAAGAATCACGGCGACCTCACGGCCGAGGAGTACGAGCGCGCCAAGGCAAAGGTGCTCGCCGCCTGAGAGGTGGTGGAACGCCTTCGGGTTGTCGCGGGCGAAGGCGCGGGCGCCGTCGGGGCCGGACCGGTCAGTACGGTCAGTACCGCAGCGCCGTGCCCACGTTCGCCGTGATGCGGCCGGTGAGCTTGCGGTGGCTGCGGGCGGTGGCCGGAGTGGGCTGGTCCGGGGGCACCTTGGACAGGCGCAGGACGACGGCGTCCACCAAGTCCCCGCTCGCGTCGCGGAAGTTGACCTCGATGGCGTAGCCGGCCGGGTGCTTGGCCCGGTTGGTCACGGTCAGCGGTGCCACGGCCCGTCCCGCGCCGTCGCGGCTCACCCGGCCGACCTTCACCTCGCGCTTGGCCTGGGATCCGCCCTTGATCTTGTCCAGCTCGGCCTGCGCCGACGCCCTCGCGGACGCGACGGCGGCGGAGGCCCGGGACACCTCGGACGACGGGGTGCCCCCGCCGTCCGAACAGCCGACGGCCGCCGGCGCCAGCACGGCCATGAGGCTCACCGCGCAGATCGTCCGCGTTCGGCGCCCGCTCATCGCATCTCCCTCGTTCCGTCGGACGGGCCCCGGGCCCTCCGCCTCCACCCTCGGGGGAGTGGGAGACCGAGGCAACCGGAGCGGGGCCGTTCAGGCGTTCGGGGAAGGGCGCCGTTCGGGGAAGGAGTGTCGTTCGGAGAGGAGGGCGCTCAGGATGTCGCGGGCGGGGGCAGTTCGCCCGAGCCGCGCGGGATCAGCCGGGTCGGCAGGACGAGCCGCCGGGGGTCCCCGCCCGCGCCGTCGAGGCGGCGGAAGAGCAGATCGGCTGCCGTACGGCCGAGCTGGGCCGAGTCCTGGGCTATGACGGTGATCCCGGGGGAGAGCAGATCGGCGAGCTCGAAGTCGTCGAAGCCGATGAGGGCCACCGGCGTGGCGGGCGCGGGGCGCTCGGCCAGGACCCGTACGACCGTGACGGTGACCCGGTTGTTGCCCGCGAAGAGCGCGGTGACCGGCTCGGCGGCGTCCAGCATCGCGGTGGCCGCGGTCCGGACCCGCTCCGGATCGGTGGGGCCGAGCGAGACCCAGGCGTCATGGACCGGCAACCCGGCCTCGCTCATCGCCGCGTGATAGCCGCGCAGCCGTTCGGTGGCGGTGTGGATGCCGGGCAGGTCGCCGAGGAAGCCGATCCGGCGGTGGCCATGGGCGATCAGATGGGCGACGGCGTCGTGGGAACCGCCGAAGCTGTCGGCGAGCACGGCGTCGGCGTCGATGCGCCCCGCGGGCCGGTCGACGAAGACGGTGGCGACCCCGGCCGCCATCTCGGGCGCCAGATAGCGGTGGTCATGGCCGGCCGGGATGATGACGAGGCCGTCGACCCGGCGCGCGCACAGCGCGAGCACCAGCTCCTGCTCCCGCTCGGGGTCCTCCGCGCTGGATCCGTTGATCAGCAGCGCGCCATGGGCCCGGGCGACCTCCTCGACGGCGCGGCTCAGCGGACCGTAGAAAGGGTCGGCCAGATCCTCCAGGACCAGTCCGATGCTCGCCGTACGGCCCTTGCGCAGAATGCGGGCGCTGTCATTGCGGCGGAAGCCGAGCGCGGTGATGGCCTCCTGGACGCGGCGCTCGGTGTCGGGGGTGACGCCCGGCTCGCCGTTGACCACTCTGGAGACGGTCTTGAGGCCGACTCCGGCCCGTGCGGCGACGTCCTTCATAGTGGGCCGGGTGCCGTAACGGCGTGTGGGGGTGCGGCTGGCGGTGCCCGGGGCGGTGTCGGTCACAGTGCGCTCGTCCCGTCGCTGGTCGTCGTGGGGGAAGGAGTGACGAGCATAGCCCCTGGACAACGTTGTCAGCGCCGGGAAGACTATGGCCGCACACCGAACACGTCCATGCCCACCAGCATGCCCACCAGGAGAGTCGACACCTATGCCACGTGACCTCATCGCCGCACTGGACATCGGCGGGACCAAGATCGCGGGCGCTCTGGTGGACGGAAGCGGAAAGCTGGTCGTACGGGCCCGCCGCGCCACCCTTGCCCAGGAGACCGGTGCCACGGTGATGGGCCAGGTCACCGCCGTGCTCGAGGAACTCGCGGCCACCGCGCACTGGTCGCGGGCCGCCGCCGTCGGCATTGGCAGCGCGGGCCCGGTGGACGCCTCAGTGGGCACCGTCAGCCCCGTCAACATCCCCGGCTGGCGTGACTTCCCGCTGGTCGCCGGGGTCCGGGAGACCACCGGCGCACTGCCGCTCTCGCTGGTCGGCGACGGGCCGGCGATGACGGCCGCCGAACACTGGCAGGGCGCGGCGCGCGGCCGTAAGAGCGCGCTGTGCATGGTGGTCTCCACCGGC
This genomic interval from Streptomyces asiaticus contains the following:
- a CDS encoding LacI family DNA-binding transcriptional regulator, which codes for MTDTAPGTASRTPTRRYGTRPTMKDVAARAGVGLKTVSRVVNGEPGVTPDTERRVQEAITALGFRRNDSARILRKGRTASIGLVLEDLADPFYGPLSRAVEEVARAHGALLINGSSAEDPEREQELVLALCARRVDGLVIIPAGHDHRYLAPEMAAGVATVFVDRPAGRIDADAVLADSFGGSHDAVAHLIAHGHRRIGFLGDLPGIHTATERLRGYHAAMSEAGLPVHDAWVSLGPTDPERVRTAATAMLDAAEPVTALFAGNNRVTVTVVRVLAERPAPATPVALIGFDDFELADLLSPGITVIAQDSAQLGRTAADLLFRRLDGAGGDPRRLVLPTRLIPRGSGELPPPATS
- a CDS encoding GAP family protein, whose amino-acid sequence is MGLQVLPLAVTMMAGPQIVAAVVLVTTARPVRVCPAFLLGVAIATAVGVALARGIFALLGQAIAPGDSSGRGVAAVVVQLVLVGLLALVAVKNVVKRRTVEPPKWLGSLMEADPRKALTTGFLIILLMPSDIAVMLTVGANLEQHDAEWTAALPFIAATVLIAALPLLVYLLLGDRARRAMPRLREWLTTHSWVVNVAACLIFIVLILAP
- a CDS encoding SHOCT domain-containing protein, producing the protein MDYPLLNVFLTTMWVFLWILWLFLLFRVFADLFRDDSLNGWAKAGWTVFVLVLPFLGVFVYLVARGRGMGMREMKRAEKAEADFREFVRTTAATGRAEELEHLVELKNHGDLTAEEYERAKAKVLAA